Genomic segment of Desulfitobacterium chlororespirans DSM 11544:
GGAAGAGAAAGCCTCTCTTTTCTTTAACTCATTTTAGGGTAGAACGTTTGACATTCTGTTTCTTCTGCCGTATGGGAAACCTCATTGCGAATCTCAACTTGGTCAGCATGGCAGTATCGCTGGTCGTTATAGGTACAGTTCACCGCATTGCAACGAATCTTGGGATCCATGATCGGCTCCGCTGATACCGCCTGCTTTAAGGTTCCACTGTAATTCATATTTCCCAGAGAAGAGACAAAGTTACCAAGGCTTTTCGAGTTGAAGGTTCCACAAAACGTAGCGTCTCCACCCGTGGTCTCCCCTCCTTGCACCTCGATCTCCTCAGCCGAACACAGATGACTACGGTTATACACACAATTGACGGCATCACATTTTAACTGAATGCTCATAATCCTTACTCCTTCCTAATATCGGTCTGTAATGAATTATCCTTAGTATTACCTGTCGCTTTCTCTTTATCCCTAAATACAACAAACAAAAAGGAAGACTCCTTTTTAAGAGCCTTCCTTTTGATCAGTTAACATTTTTAACGATTAGAATCAACCAAAGCGTTCTTCAAATTCATCCATTGTCAAGAGGATTTGGCGGGGCTTACTGCCTTCATATCCTCCCACTACCCCATGCTCCTCGAGCAAATCAATCAAACGGGCAGCGCGTGCATAGCCCAGTTTTAATTTTCTTTGCAAATAGGAGACGGAAGCCATGCCTGTGGTAATGATCAAATGGCCTGCCTCCATAAAAAGCTCATCATCCGGTCCGACACCTTCACTTTTTCCCGACGAGCCCGCGTTCAAAAATCCTTCCGGATCCAGATACTCAGGTGACCCTTGGGCTTTCCAGTGTGTTATCACTTTCTGAACTTCATCGTCGGCAACCATACAGCCTTGAACCCGCATTGGCTTATTCATACCTTGGGGCGAATAGAGCATATCTCCTCTTCCCAAGAGTTTTTCGGCTCCGGTAGAATCAAGGATGGTTCTGGAGTCAATCTGTGAACTTACGGCAAAGGAAATCCGGCTGGGAATATTAGCCTTAATCACCCCGGTGATAACATCCACTGAAGGTCTTTGGGTGGCGATGACCAAATGGATTCCGGCAGCTCTGGCCATCTGTGCCAGGCGGCAAATGGCTTCTTCCACCTCATCGGCTGCTACCATCATTAAATCTGCCAATTCATCAATAATAACCACAATCAAAGGCATAGCCGGGGCAAGAGGCTCAGCTTTGGCCCCGTTTTCCTGCCCAGCCTCCGCCGCCTTCATTTGATTATACCGTTCAATATCCCGTACACCGGAAGCGGCAAACAATTCATAGCGGGTTTCCATTTCCTTGACCACCCATTTCAGGGCGGCAGAGGCTTTTTTAGGGTCTGTCACCACAGGGGCCAAAAGGTGGGGAATTCCATTATAAAGGCTCAATTCCACCATTTTGGGATCCACCATCAGGAATTTGACCTCATCGGGACGGGTATTAAAGAGCAGTGAATTGATGATAGCGGTAATACACACGCTCTTTCCTGAACCCGTGGCTCCGGCTACCAGCAAATGAGGCATCTTAGCTAAATTGGCCACAATGGATTGATTACCAATATCTTTTCCTAAAGCAATCCGCAGCTTAGCTGACCCTTCCTTAAATTCCGGCGTCTCCAGAACTTCACGGAAAGGCACAGCTCTTGGGTGCTTATTGGGCACTTCAATGCCAATAGCGGATTTGCCGGGAATCGGCGCTTCAATGCGCACGTCCCGGGCAGCTAACCCCAAAGCGATATCATCTGCTAAATTGACAATGCGGCTGATCTTAACCCCAGGAGCAGGAGCCAGCTCATAACGAGTGATCACCGGACCCCGGGCTACGCGGATGACCTTAGCCTGAACCCCGAAATCTTCCAACACCTTCTCCAGATGTTTTTGGGTATCCTGGTCATGAACCACTGTGACCTGAGGAAGCGGATCCAGTAATTCAAAGGAAGGCAAACTCCAGGCCTTGGCCTTCTTCAACGCCTCCATGGTCTTTATCTTCGGTTCAATAGCCTTATCGTCTTCATTCTCCCCATGAAAATTAACTGCTTTGCCTTCCGGGTTGCTTGCAGACGCTTGTTCTTCAATCTTCTGCTCAAATCGTGAGGCAAGGTCTTCCTGAATCCTAAGTTCTTCTCTTGAAATAGGTTCTTCTTTAGAAAGGAGAGATGCCTCAGAAAGCGTCGCTTCTTCATAGGCGGGGGCTTTCTCTAAGGGTTCAAGATCAATTTTCTTCACGCTTTCTTTCTTGACCAAACTGGGGGCAATACTGCGCACCAATCCCGAGCCCGAAAACGGATCTTCGGTAGTTCCTGAGAAAGACTCCATCTTTTCCTGCAGAACTTTGGGGTTTTCCTTTTTGTGAGCTGCTTCGCTCCATGGCTCTTCCCGAGAAGACTCCAAATTATAGGCAGGAGTCTGCAAGGGCTTGCCAAGTAAAGCTGCACGTTCTTCGGGAGAAATCCCTTGGGGCATTCTCCGCTCGTTCTTTAGCAACTGGGCCACTTGTCCCGGATAGCGATCATGCTCCAAGCCGGTAATGTC
This window contains:
- a CDS encoding DNA translocase FtsK, translating into MSKRKRKTLPVRQGIAIVLAILGFLALLGELGFTAVGKGLYNSMKYPLGEKVWLAPLVFFVLAIGVWASALWGQKQGARPKGKQSYPRGKTREKVKRTNLQEERGEETFFPQGIELPKGKLVSLKGFKEYFSTDLEMKPMEPLAELDDLGRDFDTYFTEGKDISFKPIGTRLTTLQGFSSYFDEVSSEIEEEIRNTEPALPSKRQWEKSDITGLEHDRYPGQVAQLLKNERRMPQGISPEERAALLGKPLQTPAYNLESSREEPWSEAAHKKENPKVLQEKMESFSGTTEDPFSGSGLVRSIAPSLVKKESVKKIDLEPLEKAPAYEEATLSEASLLSKEEPISREELRIQEDLASRFEQKIEEQASASNPEGKAVNFHGENEDDKAIEPKIKTMEALKKAKAWSLPSFELLDPLPQVTVVHDQDTQKHLEKVLEDFGVQAKVIRVARGPVITRYELAPAPGVKISRIVNLADDIALGLAARDVRIEAPIPGKSAIGIEVPNKHPRAVPFREVLETPEFKEGSAKLRIALGKDIGNQSIVANLAKMPHLLVAGATGSGKSVCITAIINSLLFNTRPDEVKFLMVDPKMVELSLYNGIPHLLAPVVTDPKKASAALKWVVKEMETRYELFAASGVRDIERYNQMKAAEAGQENGAKAEPLAPAMPLIVVIIDELADLMMVAADEVEEAICRLAQMARAAGIHLVIATQRPSVDVITGVIKANIPSRISFAVSSQIDSRTILDSTGAEKLLGRGDMLYSPQGMNKPMRVQGCMVADDEVQKVITHWKAQGSPEYLDPEGFLNAGSSGKSEGVGPDDELFMEAGHLIITTGMASVSYLQRKLKLGYARAARLIDLLEEHGVVGGYEGSKPRQILLTMDEFEERFG
- a CDS encoding DUF1540 domain-containing protein, producing MSIQLKCDAVNCVYNRSHLCSAEEIEVQGGETTGGDATFCGTFNSKSLGNFVSSLGNMNYSGTLKQAVSAEPIMDPKIRCNAVNCTYNDQRYCHADQVEIRNEVSHTAEETECQTFYPKMS